Proteins encoded by one window of Macaca fascicularis isolate 582-1 chromosome 10, T2T-MFA8v1.1:
- the SPAG4 gene encoding sperm-associated antigen 4 protein isoform X1 — protein MRRSSRPGSASSSRKHTPNFFSENSSVSITSEDSNGLRSAGPGPGDPEGRGARGPSCGEPALSAGVPGGTTWAGSSRQKPAPRSHNWQTACGAATVRGGASEPTGSPAVSEEPLDLLPTLDLRQEMPPSRVFKSFLSLLFQVLSVLLSLAGDVLVSMYREVCSIRFLFTAVSLLSLFLAAIWLGLLYLVSPLENEPKEMLTLSEYHERVRSQGQQLQQLQAELDKLHKEVSTVRAANSERVAKLVFQRLNEDFVRKPDYALSSVGASIDLQKTSHDYADRNTAYFWNRFSFWNYARPPTVILEPHVFPGNCWAFEGDQGQVVIQLPGRVQLSDITLQHPPPSVEHTGGANSAPRDFAVFGLQVDDETEVFLGKFTFDVEKSEIQTFHLQNDPPAAFPKVKIQILSNWGHPRFTCLYRVRAHGVRTSEGAEGSATGGPH, from the exons ATGCGGCGAAGCTCCCGCCCGGGCTCGGCCTCGTCCTCGCGCAAGCACACGCCCAACTTTTTCAGCGAGAACAGCTCAGTGAGCATCACCTCGGAGGACAGCAACGGGCTCCGGTCAGCGGGGCCGGGGCCTGGGGACCCCGAGGGCAGAGGAGCCCGGGGCCCGAGCTGCGGTGAGCCCGCCTTGAGCGCGGGAGTGCCCGGAGGAACCACATGGGCAGGAAGCTCTCGGCAGAAGCCGGCGCCTCGGAGCCACAACTGGCAGACAGCCTGTGGCGCGGCAACCGTGAGGGGCGGGGCCTCGG AACCCACTGGGTCTCCAGCAGTCTCTGAGGAGCCGCTCGACCTTCTGCCGACCCTggatctgaggcaggagatgcCTCCCTCGCGGGTGTTCAAGAGCTTTCTGA GCCTGCTCTTCCAGGTGCTGAGCGTGTTGTTATCCCTGGCAGGAGACGTGCTGGTCAGCATGTACAG GGAGGTCTGTTCCATCCGCTTCCTGTTCACGGCTGTGTCGCTGCTGAGCCTCTTTCTGGCAG CAATCTGGCTGGGGCTTCTGTACCTGGTCTCTCCTTTGGAGAAT GAACCTAAGGAGATGCTGACTCTAAG tGAGTACCACGAGCGCGTGCGCTCCCAGGGGCAGCAGCTGCAACAGCTCCAGGCCGAGCTGGATAAACTCCACAAGGAGGTGTCCACTGTTCGGGCAGCCAACAGTGAG AGAGTGGCCAAGCTCGTGTTCCAGAGGCTGAATGAGGACTTTGTGCGGAAGCCCGACTATGCGCTGAGCTCTGTGG GAGCCTCCATCGACCTGCAGAAGACATCCCACGACTACGCAGACAGGAACACTGCCTACTTCTGGAATCGCTTCAGCTTCTGGAACTACGCACGGCCGCCCACGGTTATCCTGGAG CCTCACGTGTTCCCCGGGAATTGCTGGGCTTTTGAAGGCGACCAAGGCCAGGTGGTGATCCAACTGCCGGGCCGAGTGCAGCTGAGCGACATCACTCTGCAGCATCCACCGCCCAGCGTGGAACACACCGGAGGAGCCAACAGCGCCCCCCGCGATTTCGCGGTCTTT GGCCTCCAGGTTGATGATGAAACTGAAGTTTTCTTGGGGAAATTCACCTTTGATGTTGAGAAATCGGAGATTCAGACTTTCCACCTGCAG AATGACCCCCCAGCTGCCTTTCCCAAGGTGAAGATCCAGATTCTAAGCAACTGGGGCCACCCCCGTTTCACATGCTTGTATCGAGTCCGTGCCCATGGTGTGCGAACCTCAGAGGGGGCAGAGGGCAGTGCCACAGGGGGGCCCCATTAA
- the SPAG4 gene encoding sperm-associated antigen 4 protein isoform X2 produces the protein MGRKLSAEAGASEPQLADSLWRGNQPTGSPAVSEEPLDLLPTLDLRQEMPPSRVFKSFLSLLFQVLSVLLSLAGDVLVSMYREVCSIRFLFTAVSLLSLFLAAIWLGLLYLVSPLENEPKEMLTLSEYHERVRSQGQQLQQLQAELDKLHKEVSTVRAANSERVAKLVFQRLNEDFVRKPDYALSSVGASIDLQKTSHDYADRNTAYFWNRFSFWNYARPPTVILEPHVFPGNCWAFEGDQGQVVIQLPGRVQLSDITLQHPPPSVEHTGGANSAPRDFAVFGLQVDDETEVFLGKFTFDVEKSEIQTFHLQNDPPAAFPKVKIQILSNWGHPRFTCLYRVRAHGVRTSEGAEGSATGGPH, from the exons ATGGGCAGGAAGCTCTCGGCAGAAGCCGGCGCCTCGGAGCCACAACTGGCAGACAGCCTGTGGCGCGGCAACC AACCCACTGGGTCTCCAGCAGTCTCTGAGGAGCCGCTCGACCTTCTGCCGACCCTggatctgaggcaggagatgcCTCCCTCGCGGGTGTTCAAGAGCTTTCTGA GCCTGCTCTTCCAGGTGCTGAGCGTGTTGTTATCCCTGGCAGGAGACGTGCTGGTCAGCATGTACAG GGAGGTCTGTTCCATCCGCTTCCTGTTCACGGCTGTGTCGCTGCTGAGCCTCTTTCTGGCAG CAATCTGGCTGGGGCTTCTGTACCTGGTCTCTCCTTTGGAGAAT GAACCTAAGGAGATGCTGACTCTAAG tGAGTACCACGAGCGCGTGCGCTCCCAGGGGCAGCAGCTGCAACAGCTCCAGGCCGAGCTGGATAAACTCCACAAGGAGGTGTCCACTGTTCGGGCAGCCAACAGTGAG AGAGTGGCCAAGCTCGTGTTCCAGAGGCTGAATGAGGACTTTGTGCGGAAGCCCGACTATGCGCTGAGCTCTGTGG GAGCCTCCATCGACCTGCAGAAGACATCCCACGACTACGCAGACAGGAACACTGCCTACTTCTGGAATCGCTTCAGCTTCTGGAACTACGCACGGCCGCCCACGGTTATCCTGGAG CCTCACGTGTTCCCCGGGAATTGCTGGGCTTTTGAAGGCGACCAAGGCCAGGTGGTGATCCAACTGCCGGGCCGAGTGCAGCTGAGCGACATCACTCTGCAGCATCCACCGCCCAGCGTGGAACACACCGGAGGAGCCAACAGCGCCCCCCGCGATTTCGCGGTCTTT GGCCTCCAGGTTGATGATGAAACTGAAGTTTTCTTGGGGAAATTCACCTTTGATGTTGAGAAATCGGAGATTCAGACTTTCCACCTGCAG AATGACCCCCCAGCTGCCTTTCCCAAGGTGAAGATCCAGATTCTAAGCAACTGGGGCCACCCCCGTTTCACATGCTTGTATCGAGTCCGTGCCCATGGTGTGCGAACCTCAGAGGGGGCAGAGGGCAGTGCCACAGGGGGGCCCCATTAA
- the SPAG4 gene encoding sperm-associated antigen 4 protein isoform X3, with protein sequence MLTLSEYHERVRSQGQQLQQLQAELDKLHKEVSTVRAANSERVAKLVFQRLNEDFVRKPDYALSSVGASIDLQKTSHDYADRNTAYFWNRFSFWNYARPPTVILEPHVFPGNCWAFEGDQGQVVIQLPGRVQLSDITLQHPPPSVEHTGGANSAPRDFAVFGLQVDDETEVFLGKFTFDVEKSEIQTFHLQNDPPAAFPKVKIQILSNWGHPRFTCLYRVRAHGVRTSEGAEGSATGGPH encoded by the exons ATGCTGACTCTAAG tGAGTACCACGAGCGCGTGCGCTCCCAGGGGCAGCAGCTGCAACAGCTCCAGGCCGAGCTGGATAAACTCCACAAGGAGGTGTCCACTGTTCGGGCAGCCAACAGTGAG AGAGTGGCCAAGCTCGTGTTCCAGAGGCTGAATGAGGACTTTGTGCGGAAGCCCGACTATGCGCTGAGCTCTGTGG GAGCCTCCATCGACCTGCAGAAGACATCCCACGACTACGCAGACAGGAACACTGCCTACTTCTGGAATCGCTTCAGCTTCTGGAACTACGCACGGCCGCCCACGGTTATCCTGGAG CCTCACGTGTTCCCCGGGAATTGCTGGGCTTTTGAAGGCGACCAAGGCCAGGTGGTGATCCAACTGCCGGGCCGAGTGCAGCTGAGCGACATCACTCTGCAGCATCCACCGCCCAGCGTGGAACACACCGGAGGAGCCAACAGCGCCCCCCGCGATTTCGCGGTCTTT GGCCTCCAGGTTGATGATGAAACTGAAGTTTTCTTGGGGAAATTCACCTTTGATGTTGAGAAATCGGAGATTCAGACTTTCCACCTGCAG AATGACCCCCCAGCTGCCTTTCCCAAGGTGAAGATCCAGATTCTAAGCAACTGGGGCCACCCCCGTTTCACATGCTTGTATCGAGTCCGTGCCCATGGTGTGCGAACCTCAGAGGGGGCAGAGGGCAGTGCCACAGGGGGGCCCCATTAA